AGTTTCGGGTTTCTCTTTACTTAGCGAATCGTTATTTCCGCTGCGAAGAGCCGCGGCTTTTATGCTCGCCGACATCCGCTAGGCACTTTCATCGATGCTAACCTTGGAGGCCACAGTACATTGTCTAGCATAATCTGGTAGTCGCGATGACGCGGTCACGTCGCCGCATTGTTCAGAAGCAATCGCGATACATTTGCAGGGCAACAAGGCCGAGAGAGGCCAGTCTTACAATTGATGTGTAGCGCATAGTTGTTCATTTTGGTTAAATGTTACTGTATGATCTGGAACAAATCCACTGCTCCACCTTCTATCAGTTCTGAATGATCGATGTCGCTTGAAGATACTTCTTCACTCATATATCGACAGGGCTTAATTATGTCGATGACGGTGCTGCTGTCTTGTGCTATGTTTTGTTCAGCCTGCTGCAAGAATTGCAGCGGTGGTGCCAGAGGCTGCCGATGCGTTACCTGAACTCCGCTCACTATATCGATGTGGTGGCCAAGACCGGGTCAATCCGCGCCGCCGCAGAATTGCTCGCCATAACCTCGACGGCGCTCAACCGGCGTATATTGGCGATGGAGGCCGAACTCGGCGTTGCGATTTTCGAGCGACTGCCTCACGGCGTGCGATTGTCCAGCGCCGGCGAACTTCTAGTGCAGCACATGCGCAACCAGTTATCCGATATGGAGCACGTGAAATCGCAGATTGCAGACCTTGCTGGCGCCCGGCGTGGCCATGTGGCGATCGCCTGCAGCCAGGCACTGTTGCCCTACCATTTGCCGATGCAGATCTCACTCTACCGCAAGGAACATCCGAATGTGACCTTCGGAGTGCACCTGCGCGACCGGGAGGAGGCCGAGCGTGCCTTGGTCGATCACACGGCCGACATCGCCATCGTCTACGAGCCAACCCGGCTGGCTGCTTTCATGACTCTGATGCGGGTGCACCAGCCGGTGCATGCGGTTATGCGGCCCGATCATCCGCTGGCTTCTCATGAGACGGTGCGCTTGCGCGCTTGCCTCGACTATCCAATCGCGCTTCCCACATCAAGTTACGGCGTGCGCTACCTGCTCGACATCGGGGCGCAATCGTCATCGCTGCAGCTGGAGCCGGTAATTCAATCGGACAGCTTCGTATTCCTGCGCAACCACGCTATTTCGGAGGATATCATCACCTTCCATTTCCCAATTGGCCTGTCCCACCAGACGATGACCGGTGATATGATCTCCCGGCCGCTCGACCCGCGCGACGTGCCCGCTGGCATGCTCTATGTCGGCCAACTCAAGGGCCGCACCCTGCCGGTGGCCGCTGCCCGTTTCGCCGACCAGCTTTCCGACTCGCTGGCGCAGCAGTATGACGTGTCGTGAGGCACCTGCCACTCAGCTTGATGACTGGATAAGGCTGTGGGGGTAAGCGTTGCGGATGTATGCGCACCCGACGGGTGCGCAGCGACACTGTCCGGGCCTTTGTCGGCCCTCGACCTGCATGCCGACGATAGCAAAAGAACGCCCCCTCAATAGTGGGTCTTACGATGTAGCGGTCTACCGCTACCATCGTTCCCCACATTCGTTTTTGACGCCATTGGGGCTCGGCCCCTCGACAAGGTGGCCTTGGGGGTCAAAAGGAGATCATCGCACAGCCGCCTCTTTTCAATTTTTCACCCGCGATCCAATTGGCGCATTTCTGCGACATCGACACCGTGCGTGTCGAACCACCATTCCGGACTCTTGTCGGCATGCCGGTCGCGAAGCCGCACGTACTTGGCGCGAAGCCGCTTCTGGCGTTCGACCTCTTCCTCAAAGAAAGGGTGATCCAGCATGCCGCCCATTACGCAAATGCGGCGAAGCAGCTTTCGCAGAACGTATCCCTGCTCCTTGTTGCCAGGTCGATATCCGCTTTCAATCACCTTCATCGCTGTATCGCGCAACGTGGTGAGTGCGTTGTCAGCCGGGATGCCGTTGACGATCATGTCGAGGCGCTCAAGGCCGAAGCCGGCGTCGATGCAGGTCCCGAGCGGATTGACGATGTTTCCGATCTCGACCACACCCTTGTGGAACTCCGTGCAGTATCCACTGATACTGCCATCGCTCCACGTGCATTCCGAATCCGGGATAATCGGCACGCGCCCGCGATAGAGCGGGCTCCATTCGGTCAGTCGGTCCGGATGAATGGTCGCGTGATCTGGAACCAGCCCGAGCGTTTCCAGAAACTCGAGCCAGAAATCTATTGCTTCGCCGACGGTCATCTCCCTGAAGGAGAAAAGGCCGAGCATGGTGAAATTGAGAAAGTGGGTTCCGTCTCCGATCTCGTCGAGGTCGCCCATGCGCAAGCATGCCTGGCTGTTGGCGACGGTTCCAATGTAGGAGGGATCCGAGAAGAACGATTTGTACTGCTGCATTCCAGCGCTGCAGAAAAGCGTGGTTTCGTCGTGCGGCTGTACGGATTCAAAACGTGTGAAATTGATGCCCTTTGAAAGGCAAAAGTCTTGATATCGCCGGATCAGGCGTCCCGCGGTGACATAGGCAACCTCCTTAGCGGAGGCGGGTCAGGACTATGAATTGCATGCTTATCTCCTTTCTTGCTTCTTCTCTATTTGCTGGCACAACAGGTTGGAAAAACAACAGCGCCGCTCTCGCAGCGCTGGTGCCGATTACCTCCATGGAGCGAACGCTTAAGGGCGAAGAGCTTGCGGTTCATCCGCATCATCGACGGCGCCATTGAGTATGTCCTTCACATGGACCAGCGCATTTCGAACCGCGGCCCCTCCGGCGTAGAAAGTAAGTTGCAGGATCGCTTCGACGATCTCCTCGCGGGTTGCGCCCGCCCTGAGCGCGGCTTGAGTATGCGCCCGCAATTGCGTGACGGTGTGTGTGACGCACGAAGCGATCACCACGAGTTCAC
This region of Mesorhizobium sp. M2A.F.Ca.ET.046.03.2.1 genomic DNA includes:
- a CDS encoding LysR family transcriptional regulator, producing MRYLNSAHYIDVVAKTGSIRAAAELLAITSTALNRRILAMEAELGVAIFERLPHGVRLSSAGELLVQHMRNQLSDMEHVKSQIADLAGARRGHVAIACSQALLPYHLPMQISLYRKEHPNVTFGVHLRDREEAERALVDHTADIAIVYEPTRLAAFMTLMRVHQPVHAVMRPDHPLASHETVRLRACLDYPIALPTSSYGVRYLLDIGAQSSSLQLEPVIQSDSFVFLRNHAISEDIITFHFPIGLSHQTMTGDMISRPLDPRDVPAGMLYVGQLKGRTLPVAAARFADQLSDSLAQQYDVS
- a CDS encoding alanine--tRNA ligase-related protein, with translation MIRRYQDFCLSKGINFTRFESVQPHDETTLFCSAGMQQYKSFFSDPSYIGTVANSQACLRMGDLDEIGDGTHFLNFTMLGLFSFREMTVGEAIDFWLEFLETLGLVPDHATIHPDRLTEWSPLYRGRVPIIPDSECTWSDGSISGYCTEFHKGVVEIGNIVNPLGTCIDAGFGLERLDMIVNGIPADNALTTLRDTAMKVIESGYRPGNKEQGYVLRKLLRRICVMGGMLDHPFFEEEVERQKRLRAKYVRLRDRHADKSPEWWFDTHGVDVAEMRQLDRG
- a CDS encoding carboxymuconolactone decarboxylase family protein produces the protein MISNPELRQRGLAYFERLFGAGAGEALVRDMQDLCPDFTDMSIEWAIGGITTRPGLDYVTRELVVIASCVTHTVTQLRAHTQAALRAGATREEIVEAILQLTFYAGGAAVRNALVHVKDILNGAVDDADEPQALRP